From a single Oxalobacter vibrioformis genomic region:
- a CDS encoding M61 family metallopeptidase, giving the protein MKNAIYYTITPHDLAGHLFRVTVAVHSPDPDGQRFALPAWIPGSYMIREFARNIVQIRATASQEDILPEKLDKHTWRTPPGSAPLILAYDVYAWDLSVRGAHLDQTHGFFNGTSVFLRVIGQEHLPHIVEIKKPADPAYANWQVATSLPELDAARHEFGTYIASGYDELIDHPVEMGTFALAVFDACGIRHEIAITGRVPNLDMDRVVSDLTRICETQICFFEPETEKPPMDRYVFLVMAIGNGYGGLEHRASTALLCARSDLPAKMPSSEALTPMSEGYQNFLGLCSHEYFHTWHVKRIRPAVFAPYDLQSETYTRLLWLFEGFTSYYDDLMVVRSGLFDVSTYLQRIARTINNVKRAAGRKKQSIAEASFDAWIKFYRQDENATNAQINYYIKGSLVALALDLTIRIRTNGEKSLDDGMRLLWQRYGHNHELEAREKGISDEKAEMIFEEATGLDLKDFFRRYVHGTDELQLGHLFEHFGVSENQPAKRQKASLNIRVVHAAGECKIANVYEGGAAHAAGLSAGDLLVAVDGIRVPGESPSTSLDNLLSRYRVGDPVTIHAFRRDELMVFKVTLAADDTPLYTLSLSADQTPPTIEARRSWLKWEDV; this is encoded by the coding sequence ATGAAAAACGCAATCTATTACACGATTACACCGCATGACCTGGCAGGACATCTATTCAGGGTTACGGTCGCCGTCCATTCTCCCGATCCTGACGGACAGCGCTTTGCCCTTCCGGCATGGATCCCCGGCAGCTACATGATCCGCGAATTTGCACGGAATATCGTGCAAATCCGGGCAACCGCTAGCCAGGAAGACATTTTGCCGGAAAAACTGGACAAGCACACATGGCGTACGCCTCCGGGAAGCGCTCCCCTGATACTGGCATACGATGTCTATGCCTGGGATCTGTCAGTAAGAGGGGCACACCTGGATCAGACACATGGTTTTTTTAATGGCACCAGTGTTTTTCTTCGGGTCATTGGGCAGGAGCACCTACCACACATTGTGGAAATCAAAAAACCGGCCGATCCGGCATACGCAAACTGGCAGGTTGCAACCTCCCTGCCGGAACTGGATGCCGCACGTCATGAATTCGGTACATATATCGCAAGCGGATATGATGAACTGATCGATCATCCGGTGGAAATGGGAACCTTTGCGCTGGCCGTTTTTGACGCCTGCGGCATCCGGCATGAAATCGCCATCACCGGGCGGGTACCGAATCTGGATATGGATCGGGTGGTTTCAGATCTGACCCGGATCTGTGAAACCCAGATCTGCTTTTTTGAGCCCGAAACCGAAAAGCCGCCCATGGACCGTTATGTCTTTCTGGTCATGGCCATTGGTAATGGATATGGCGGACTGGAGCATCGTGCCTCAACAGCCCTCTTATGCGCCCGCAGTGATTTGCCCGCCAAAATGCCGTCTTCTGAAGCGCTTACACCCATGAGTGAGGGATACCAGAACTTCCTTGGGCTGTGCAGCCATGAGTACTTTCATACCTGGCATGTCAAACGAATTCGCCCTGCGGTTTTCGCCCCCTATGATCTTCAGAGTGAAACGTACACCCGCCTGTTATGGCTGTTTGAAGGCTTCACCAGCTACTATGATGACCTGATGGTGGTACGCAGCGGCCTCTTTGATGTAAGCACTTACTTGCAGCGCATCGCCCGAACCATCAACAATGTCAAACGCGCCGCCGGCCGAAAAAAACAGAGTATTGCCGAAGCCAGCTTTGATGCCTGGATCAAGTTTTACCGGCAGGATGAAAATGCCACCAATGCGCAGATCAATTATTACATCAAGGGGTCACTGGTTGCACTGGCACTGGATCTGACGATTCGTATCCGTACCAATGGAGAAAAATCGCTTGACGATGGCATGCGCCTTTTGTGGCAACGTTATGGTCATAACCATGAACTTGAAGCCCGGGAAAAGGGCATTAGTGACGAAAAAGCAGAAATGATCTTTGAAGAAGCAACCGGACTCGATCTGAAGGATTTTTTCAGGCGTTATGTTCATGGTACTGATGAGCTTCAGTTGGGACATCTGTTCGAACACTTTGGCGTCAGTGAAAACCAGCCGGCAAAAAGACAGAAAGCCAGCCTGAACATTCGTGTGGTACACGCAGCAGGAGAGTGCAAGATCGCCAATGTTTATGAAGGGGGCGCTGCTCATGCCGCCGGCCTGTCGGCGGGTGATCTGCTCGTTGCCGTTGACGGCATCCGGGTTCCCGGTGAAAGCCCGTCCACAAGCCTGGACAACCTCCTGTCACGGTACAGAGTAGGTGATCCTGTCACCATTCACGCTTTCCGTCGCGACGAACTGATGGTATTCAAGGTCACACTGGCAGCCGATGACACCCCGCTTTATACCCTGTCGCTGTCGGCCGACCAGACACCACCAACCATTGAAGCCCGGCGCTCCTGGCTAAAATGGGAAGATGTCTGA
- the trpC gene encoding indole-3-glycerol phosphate synthase TrpC gives MSDILNKILAVKQEEVSAAKKYRALSSLREEVETDADIRKDLRGFEKALRAKIRRKKAGVIAEVKKASPSKGVIRDPFYPGEIAESYAGHGAACLSVLTDRLFFQGAPAYLQEARSACNLPVLRKDFMIDFYQVYEARLWRSDCILLIVAALDQGLMVELEACAMELGMDVLVEVHNADELERALQLKTPLLGINNRNLRTFETSLQNTLDLLPLVPSGRLVVTESGILVREDVSRMRDADVHAFLVGEAFMRAPDPGKELALLFDTAS, from the coding sequence GTGCGGCCAAAAAATATCGCGCCCTGAGCAGCTTAAGGGAAGAGGTAGAAACGGATGCGGATATCCGCAAGGATCTGCGCGGATTTGAAAAAGCGCTGCGCGCAAAAATCCGGAGAAAAAAAGCCGGTGTGATCGCGGAAGTGAAAAAAGCCTCTCCGTCAAAAGGCGTGATTCGTGATCCGTTTTATCCGGGGGAAATTGCTGAAAGCTATGCCGGACATGGCGCGGCCTGTTTGTCAGTGCTTACTGACAGACTTTTTTTCCAGGGAGCGCCCGCGTATCTGCAGGAGGCGCGGAGCGCCTGTAATCTGCCGGTATTGCGCAAGGATTTCATGATTGATTTTTACCAGGTATATGAGGCGCGCCTGTGGCGTTCAGATTGCATTTTGCTGATTGTTGCGGCATTGGATCAGGGGCTGATGGTTGAGCTGGAAGCCTGCGCAATGGAACTTGGCATGGATGTGCTTGTAGAGGTCCATAATGCCGATGAACTTGAGCGCGCACTGCAACTGAAAACGCCGCTTTTGGGGATCAATAACCGTAATCTGCGGACATTTGAGACCTCATTGCAAAATACGCTTGATCTGCTTCCCCTGGTTCCATCGGGGCGGCTCGTTGTGACAGAGTCGGGTATTTTGGTACGGGAAGATGTCTCCCGCATGCGGGATGCCGATGTGCATGCTTTCCTTGTCGGAGAGGCTTTCATGCGTGCTCCCGATCCCGGAAAGGAACTGGCGCTGTTGTTTGACACGGCTTCGTAA